The Conger conger chromosome 15, fConCon1.1, whole genome shotgun sequence genome contains a region encoding:
- the stard5 gene encoding stAR-related lipid transfer protein 5 isoform X1 yields the protein MDYLQIANTVADSLCSYAKDESGWKTCKKTNEVTVYWRPSTEFPGNLYKGEGIIKGSPDKVWECLKPVPNGLRVKWDNNVKKFELVETFNDDVSVYRTVTPSAAMGIIAPRDFVDIVLVKQYEDGTITSNATNVGHPGCPPQPGYVRGFNHPCGCFCVPVAGEPGQTQLLSFFQTDLSGLLPRSVVDSFFPSSMAEFYSNLSKAVKSLKDF from the exons ATGGACTATCTGCAAATTGCAAATACTGTCGCGGACAGCCTCTGCAGTTACGCCAAGGACGAGAGTGGGTGGAAAACATGCAAGAAAAcg AATGAAGTAACAGTGTACTGGCGACCATCGACTGAATTCCCAGGGAATTT gTATAAAGGAGAAGGCATTATTAAAGGAAGTCCAGACAAGGTTTGGGAATGTTTGAAGCCGGTGCCGAATGGATTACGAGTGAAATGGGACAACAACGTAAAAAAATTTGAACTTGTTGAAACTTTCAATGAT GATGTATCAGTCTACAGGACAGTAACACCCTCTGCCGCTATGGGTATAATAGCTCCTCGAGACTTTGTAGATATTGTTTTAGTTAAGCAATATGAAGATGGCACCATTACATCAAATG CTACCAACGTAGGGCATCCTGGCTGTCCTCCCCAGCCTGGCTATGTCCGGGGGTTTAACCATCCATGTGGCTGTTTCTGTGTTCCTGTTGCTGG GGAGCCTGGCCAGACGCAGCTCTTGAGCTTCTTCCAGACGGACCTCAGCGGCCTCCTCCCACGGTCTGTGGTGGACTCCTTCTTCCCCTCCAGCATGGCTGAATTTTACAGCAACCTCTCCAAAGCCGTCAAATCACTGAAAGACTTCTGA
- the stard5 gene encoding stAR-related lipid transfer protein 5 isoform X2, protein MYCLVCVEPKCLCSYAKDESGWKTCKKTNEVTVYWRPSTEFPGNLYKGEGIIKGSPDKVWECLKPVPNGLRVKWDNNVKKFELVETFNDDVSVYRTVTPSAAMGIIAPRDFVDIVLVKQYEDGTITSNATNVGHPGCPPQPGYVRGFNHPCGCFCVPVAGEPGQTQLLSFFQTDLSGLLPRSVVDSFFPSSMAEFYSNLSKAVKSLKDF, encoded by the exons atgtATTGCCTTGTTTGTGTTGAGCCTAAATG CCTCTGCAGTTACGCCAAGGACGAGAGTGGGTGGAAAACATGCAAGAAAAcg AATGAAGTAACAGTGTACTGGCGACCATCGACTGAATTCCCAGGGAATTT gTATAAAGGAGAAGGCATTATTAAAGGAAGTCCAGACAAGGTTTGGGAATGTTTGAAGCCGGTGCCGAATGGATTACGAGTGAAATGGGACAACAACGTAAAAAAATTTGAACTTGTTGAAACTTTCAATGAT GATGTATCAGTCTACAGGACAGTAACACCCTCTGCCGCTATGGGTATAATAGCTCCTCGAGACTTTGTAGATATTGTTTTAGTTAAGCAATATGAAGATGGCACCATTACATCAAATG CTACCAACGTAGGGCATCCTGGCTGTCCTCCCCAGCCTGGCTATGTCCGGGGGTTTAACCATCCATGTGGCTGTTTCTGTGTTCCTGTTGCTGG GGAGCCTGGCCAGACGCAGCTCTTGAGCTTCTTCCAGACGGACCTCAGCGGCCTCCTCCCACGGTCTGTGGTGGACTCCTTCTTCCCCTCCAGCATGGCTGAATTTTACAGCAACCTCTCCAAAGCCGTCAAATCACTGAAAGACTTCTGA